In Thermosphaera sp., the sequence TTCCATTGATGAGAGTTGATAAGGTGTTAGCAGCAGTGCACGATCCTTTAGCCGGAAAAGCTAACTGCTTTGAGGCGGTCTTAAACCCGCTCAGGGAGCTACGAAGAAATGGTGTGAAAATTTTACAACAAACCAGAGCTCAGAGAATTATCGTGGAAAACAACGTCGTTAAAGGAGTTGAGACAAATAGGGGATCAATAATGTCGGAACAAGTTCTAGTGGCGGCGGGCGGGGATTCTCGAGAATTATTACAGACGGCAGGTGTTGACCTTCCCATAAAGAATTTACCAAAACATGTGATGGTTACTGAGACTTTCAAGAAAATGATCAAACCATTGATTATCGATTGGGCGACATCATCTTACATTCTACAACTATTGCATGGAAATTTCTACCTAGGAGCGGACATTCCAGAGACTTACGACTCTCCAGGCTATAATAGACTCGAATTCTTGAAGAAAGCTTCTAAGGTTTGGACTGAGTACTTTCCATGGTTAAAAGAAGTCTACGTTCTAAGATACTGGACAGGCTACTACGATATGACTCCTGATCATCATCCAATAATTGGCCCAATCAGAGAAATCAACGGGTTATACGTTGCTGCAGGTTTCAGCGGACACGGATTTATGATGGCTCCCGCTGTTGCAGAAGCTCTTGCGGATTATATGACTGGAAAGAAGCCTATGATAAAAGAGTTTGAAGCTCTTAACTACGAAAGGTTTAGAAGAGGAGAGCTTATCAAGGAGATAGCGGTTTTTGGATAAAACTACTTTTTAGGTATCCTGGTCGAGTCTCCAATGATCCAGTATTCTCCATCCAATCTACGCTCAAGCTTGAAGACTGGAACTTCGTGTTTTACTCTCTCCAGAGCTTCGGTGAGAGCTGGGAGTATCTTCTTCCGAGTATCCCCCGAAACAGCTATGGTAAGCGTTATTTCTCCAGGCTTTAAAACGCCGACTCTATGTAAAATGATTATTCCGTTGATACCATATTTCTCAGCAACTTGAGATGCGATTTCGTGTAATTTCTTATCAGCTAGCTCCTTAATGACTTCATATTCAAGTTCGAGAACGTGTTTTTCATCAACGACGCCCTTGACTATTCCTATGAACAGACCTATTCCGCCTACACGTCTCCCATTATTGTGTTCAATTAACTCTTGAAGAATAGAATCCAAGCTGATCGTGCGGTCTTTTTCCAACACTCCTGTTTTAATGTAGACCATATCAACCCCCTGAGAAAGGCGGCGCCAAATCTACAATATCCTTGTCTTTTAAAACATGCTCTAAACCAGCTCTCTCGTGGTTAACTAGAATGATGGGTGTTACCCCTCTGTACTCCAATCCTTTTAGAAGTCTCATTAGGAGGTCTCTAATGGTTGCCCCCTCCTCAACCTCTACCAATAACTCCTTGCCCAAGATTTCTTGGAATAAGGAGTGTGCTCGAACTAATACCTTCATGAATGAACACTCTCAACCTTTCTCGCTTTTTATTTTCGAGACAACTTTAATATCGGTTATCATGGTCTCTGGGTATTGTCCTTCACTATCCTTCTCGTACTTCTTTACCATATCCCATATGTTTAGTAGCGCTACGGCAACGCCCATGAGTGCTTCCATCTCTACTCCAGTTTTCGCTGTCGTTTTAACGGTAACATAGACCCTTACCCCTTCATCTTCCACGGACAACCTGGTCTCAACACCTGTTATTGGTATGTTATGAGTTAATGGCAACAGATCCGGGGTTTTCTTAACTCCTAAAAGCGATGCGATCGACGATGCGTCTATGACATTTCCTTTCTCCACTCTCCCACTCCTTATTAGTTCTATAGTCTCCCTCCTCAATTTTATGAACCCAGTAGCAGTGGCCTCCCTGTACACATCAGACTTACGAGTTACGTCCACCATATGAACCATAAATTCTTCACCTAATTTGAAACTTGAAATATGGCTCCCTAAGTGCAACAGCTTGCTTAAACTTCTCTATTAATCCATTTTCATCCTTGCTTTTTAATTCTCTACTAATATCTACATAAGGTTCTTCGACAAAAATACAAGTTTTAATCCACCCTTCCGGCGTGACCCTTATTCTAGTGCATTTCGAACAAAGGGAGGGATTTTCAAAACCCTTTATCACGGTAACTTTAATACCGGAGGGCATAGTAAATATCGGTCTACTTTGAAACTCGGATATAGAAACATTAGAAGAAATCTGCTTAAGTTTTTCAACGATCGACTCTATATTAACCTTCTGTTCCATATAAACTTTTGGAGGGGTTCCCAGCGGAATCAACTCGATTACGTTTATATCTAATCCTTTCCTCGAGGCATAATCTAGAACATCGTTGAATTCATTAACATTTATTTTCATGGCTAGAAAATTAAGCTTTACCCTTATACCATTCTCCACAGCTAAATCTATACCCTCTAAGATTCTTCTGACGGGAAAATGGGTTCTTGTGATCCTTCTATATATTTCATCGTTGAGCGAGTGTAGGCTGACGTTAACTCTTTCCAAACCAGCGTTTGCGAGTTTTGGTGCCAAATCTGCGAGAAAGTATCCGTTTGTTGTAATAGAAATATTTTCAATGGATTTTTTGATCTCCTCTATTATTTCGATGATATCTTTTCGAATTAAGGGCTCCCCGCCTGTTATCTTGAAATCAACGATGCCTAATTTTCTGGAAACTTTAGCCAAGAACCCATAGTCCTCTGGGTTCAAGATCTCGGTTCTTTTAAGACCAGATAGACCCTCTCTGTGGCAGAAAATACAATTGTAGTTGCATCGAGCCGTCACTACTAGTCGTACACTATTTACTTTTCTATTAAATCTATCAACGAGATAATTAGAATCCATTAGAGCCCCCTTTTCTAATCAAAACCAATAGCTCCTTGGGAATCACTATTCCCACACATCTGGCTTGATGTCCATTCAATCTCTTCCACTCATCTTGACTCACATCGACCCTAACATATGAACCAGAGATGTCTAAGATAAGCGACACCTGAAATATTTTCTCTACGAAGTCAATAATATATCCTTCCAGCCGGTTCACTTCTGGTTCATCTCTACATTTAGGTACTAGGGTTAATCCAGTGCTCGGGAAGACTAGGTTAACAACGTCTCCTTTACCGAATTTATCATTTGTACGAGAGGAAGTGATTAGGTAGGATAAACCTCCTAACACTACTTGATACATACCCGGTCCCCTAACTTCATGAATTAACCCGGGAACGATGTTGAATCCCAGACTCCGGGCTAAGTATTCATTTTTTGAAATCTCATCAACTTCCAGCGAAGAGATGTAGGATAGGTTTCTGCTTCCCAGGACCAGTAGTTTACCCCTAAACCAAAAGGCTTCTTCAATACTGTGTGTGGCAATTATTGTTTTTATCCTGTACATCTCAAGTAGTTTTTTCAATTCTTGGTGAAGCAGAGGCCTGCTGACAGGGTCGATGGAAGAGAATGGTTCATCGAGTAAGAGGAGCCGGGGGTCAGAGACAAGGGCCCTGGCTAGTGCTACTTTTTGTTTTAACCCACTGCTTAAAACCGGGGGTTTTAAATCAGCATATTCTGTCAGGCTCATAGTCTCCAGAACCTTATTTACTCTGATGAGTTTTTCAGCGGTAGATATCGGCTTTTTTGCCAGAGCCAGCAGTATATTCTCCCTCACAGTTAAGTGGTCGAACAAGGCGTAGTCTGAGGGAACGTAGCCGACACCCCTCAGGTGCGGAGGAACGCTGACTGAAGGTTTTTTATCAGTGCGATTAGATTCGAATAAAATATTGCCGTCTAAGACTATTCTTCCGTGAAGCGGAGTTAACAAGCCGGCAACGGCTTTTAAGAGCGTAGTCTTTCCCGAAGCATTAGGACCCATTAACACTCCTGTTTCTCCATCTTGGATTTCAAACGTTATGTCCTCCAAGATGATGTTGGAACCATGTGCTACTGTTAATTTTTCCACAAGTAGGATGGTTCATCACCTTTCAAGCATGTTCATAAACATGAGGAGTGCGAAAGCCAGCATCACATAACCGGCGAGTACATACGCCAGGAGTGCGAGATCTCCGTATTGGTTCACCAGAAATAATGCGATGGGGAGTGTAACCGTGCGACCCCTTATACCTCCTCCAAGAACTAGTGAAGCGCCGAAATCCCCAAAGGCGCGAGCGAAGATTAGCATTGCTCCAGCTATTACTTGGGGTTTTAATAGGGGGATGAATATTTTGTATAGTCCTTCAATTCTACCAAAGCCCAATGTCCTGGATACTTCCAGTAGGGAGGCTGGAATCGTTCTAAATAGGGAAGTATAGTATATGAGAGCTAATGGAAAACTTAGAAAAACTTGAGCCAGCACTATTCCTTTGGGATCGTTGATGAAATTGAATGAATCATTAAGGAGCTTCCCTACGGGATTCTTAACTAAAAATATTAGTAAAATCAATCCAGTAGCGGAGGGGGATAAAATGTATGGTATAGCAAACAGCGAGCTTATCACGTGTTTACCTCGAAACCATTTCTGCGAAAGAAAATATGAAACCGGTAATGTTAAAGCTATAACTATAGTCGTGGATACGAGAGATGTAACGAGCGATAGCCATATGGAGTTGAAAACTTCCTGAAGTAATTCTTTATTGGTGATCGAAGATATTAATGCCAGGTAAAACACAGTCACAATCACGTTGATATAAAGAGCCAGCAACACAACCAAGATTACTACGGCAGTCTTGTACTCACCCATATTTTACACCTAGAATGCAAATGCTGGGCAGGGTCCAGCCAACATTATCGTACGGGGTTATTAATTGTAAGTCTTCTAGACTTGTGATGTATCCATAACGTCTTAACTCACCATTCTTTTTAGCGTATTCGAGAATACTTTTAACGACATGCTCCGCAACCTCGCTATTGTTGCTCGTCTTTAAAACCCCTATGAGCTGACACTCTATTCCCGGAATTTCATCCTTGTCAAGCCAGACAATATCCAGCTCGTTAGGATTCCAATAGTATATAAAGTGCCAACTAATTCCAACAGGAAGGAGCCCGAGTGAGACTTGTCTTGCAAGCTCGTTTATATCCGAGAAAATGACAATTCTATCCTTGACTCTCTCATATATTTCGTTTTGCTTAAGCACTTCGACAGCTATTCTACCAGCCGGAGATACGTCAGGATTCGCTATGCCTATGGGAACATTTTTTTCGGCTAAATCTTTGAGCGAATGAATCCCAGCAGGATTTCCCTTGGGAACGATCATTGCAGGAATCGAATACGATAATAAGAATATTTTTTCCCTATGAATAAATCCTTCTTCCACCAGTTTTTCCATATACATTGAGTCAGCCGATCCGAACACGTCTCCTCTTTGATCCAGTTTTAACCTATTCACCAATGCTCCAGTCGGCTGTACAATCGTTAATATCCGGTATGTTTCAGAGTTTTCATTGAAATAAAGTATAGCTTTTTCCAGCGGTCGGTAGACCGCAGGAGGGGTTAGGAAAATCAACTCAATTTTTTCCCTCGGCTGGTTTAATATAGATCCGTAAACTATAAACAAGGTGATAATGGAGATGGCGGCTATTCCTAGTAAGAAATATGTTCTTCCCTTCATGCGTCTCCCTCATTTTTTATTCAACTTTCCTAGGAAGTATGAAGATAACCCTCCTTCTCCGAGTTCCGCTATGAAGTCTCTCGTGGGTTCAACATTGCTGACGATCCAGGGCAATATAACATCTAGAACATTGTAATCGGGGAAATAGATCATTCCGCTGGAGACGCCCAATATTGCTTTGCCCTCACGGTAAGCCAGCATTGACATAGTCGTAGGTTTAATTGGTATCCCGTAGAACACGATTTTATCAGCTATTTTCCTTATCGCCTCGGGAGTCTTATCTGTTGGGTCTACACTCATGCCACCTGAGACTACCACTGCATCGCTCACTTTTAAAGCTTCGATAATTGTATCAGCAATCTCGTTTTCATCATCACGACTCTGCGCGTAATATACTTTCGAGCAACCATACTCTTTTATTTTTCTCTCTATTATTGGGCCGGCTAAGTCCTCTTTTAACCCGTCAACTATTTCATTACCAGTTACTACTATTCCAATCTTCTTAATCCTTGATGGATGCAAACTTATCAATGGATAGTCTTTTTTAAATTCGTCAATAAACTCATTAAACAAACTGGTAGGTATTGTTAATGGAACCATGTCGACTACTCCAATAACATCTCCTACTCGGGCAAAAGCTCCGTTTCTGACGGTGATCAATACGAAGATTCCTGAGAGGTTCAGCTTTTTAAGACCTTCCCTGTTGACGAGGACCAGACCGTCTTCTCGTGCAATGAGAAAAGCTTTTCCCTCGGATCTTGGCAAAACCTCAATGTGATCACTTACTACAACTTTTCCCAGTGCTACAACTGCCTCATCCTCCCAAACACCACTATCTTTTCCTTCCTCAACATACACGTAGTAATGCCCATGCTTCTTCAGAAGCTCAACGTGCTTATCCTCTATGATTTCTCCCCTTCTTATAATAGCACCCTTAAACTCTGGTGTGATCGCTGATAGGTCGAGAGCTGTTCTGTACCCAACGGCTTCATCTACTTTTTTCTTCATTTTAAAGCCCTATAAATGTGAATTAATGTATTGACATTTAAAATTAGTCATAGTAGAAAGTAAAACGATTTTATTGACCGTGAAAACAACCGTTAGACGGGCTCTTTAACTCCCCACAGCCTGACTTGCATTTCGGCGTCGTACATTAACACTACTATTTTTTCTAAATCTTTCCCGTTCCCTCTATACTCGACTCCCTCAATTCTTCCTTTGAACCCTGTTATGACTCCTTGAGGCGTCACAAATAAGTACATATCGATTTTTCCATCCAATGATTTTAGAGTCAATATTGCTAGATTGTAGGCTCTCATCTTCGCCAAGTTGGATTCTATTATTTCCCTAATACTGTGCACGCTCCACACTGGTTTCAGCGATGTTGAAGCTATCAAGTCGGATTTAAGTAGCAACATTGCTAGAGAAAACTCATCATAGAGTTTTTGAACATCGATTTTGACCTCTCGAGTTTGGAGCGATTCCTTGGGAGTTTCAGCAACGACTTGTTTTCCCTCAATCTTAGGTGATGGAAGCCGTTGCGGCTTTTCACTCGACGAAAGAGTTTTCTCAACCGGAGTCGGTTTTGGAGCTTTAACTATGTAGTCCCTTAGTGAATCAAGTATTGGAATGAAGAATTTATCACATACGTCTCTCGTGGAGCCTTTGCATTCAATTTTAATATTTGTGTGAACCGCGTAGAATATTTCAAGAATTTTAACCGTCATAGTGAAATCTAAATCCTCTGACAAGCCCTCTATAATGATGGTATCCTCCCCGACTTTTCTCGCATCAATCTTCATTGATATTTTCTTGCTCGAAACGATAGAGGGTTTGTAAACCCACGAGATCTCAACGTTATTTATCTCTCCTGAAGTTTTCGGTATCCTTAAAAACTCGAATAGCGCTCCAAGGTTTAGTAAAGATGCTTCGATTTCACGTTTAGAAACGGGAAGTATTAGCAATTTCTCATATTCTTTTTTAAACTGTTTTGACTGTGACAAAGTAGCACCCTCCCTGTTATAATCATTAAACAGATCAAAATAAATATACATAAAAAGGATCGGGCCGTTACTAACTTTGCGCTCCAATAACAATGTTTATTAGCTTTTTTGACGCTAAAACACCCTGGTGGTGTTTTGAAGTCTTTCTGCGAGATATACAATAGAAAGATACTTCCAGCTGTTAGAATGTACTTAAGTAGAAAATTGGTTTTAGAATACAATCTTAGCCAATTGGATGCGGCAAAGATCCTGGGGTTGAAACAGTCGTTGGTGAATTATGCAGTCACAGGAAGGCGAAAAAGCAAGTATTTAGATGTAATTATTAGTTTCCACGATTTCAAGGAGTATTTGGACAATTTGGCTCTGGAAATGTCGAATAAGAACTATGTGAAACCATACGCGTGTGAACTCTGTCGGTACCTATTGAAGACGAACCTAGCAGACGAGCTCCTCAAAGCTATTGAAGAAAATCCAAGCTATGTCTACAAGGATTCACAATCCTTCATATAGTCAACCATCTTAGATCGTAGAAATTTAATGAACTCACTTTACGGGCCCCTTTGGCTAGAGCTTTTTCAATAACCAGAATTTTCTTCTTGACGTCGCGTCCGCCGAATGAGTATCCACCAATATCGCCTGTCTTATGAACAACTCTATGGCACGGAATAATGAGAGGAGCTGGATTATGCTTTACGCAGTTCGCCACGGTCCGAGGATGAATTTTGAGCAAATCTGCCACGGCCTTGTAGGATACCACTTTACCCAATGGCACAAAGCTGATTATAATCAAAACTGCTTCGCAAATCTCGGGGGACCTTGCCTCGCGTATCCCAACCTTGCCTTTAGACACTTCAATAATGATCACGTATCTCACTATTACAGCTTTATATTTTCACTAAGAAATATTTTTCAAACTAGGTTTAAACCATGAAACCGTCAATTGAGGTTATCGTAGTCAGTGATAGAGTTCATGAAGGACAGATGGAAGATGTTAGTGGAAAAACGGCTAAGAAAATGATAGAGGACAGAGGATTGAGCGTGGACGCAATTCATGTCATACCCAATTCTTACCGTGAGTTGATCAGGATTCTTCGGGAATCCAAATCCAGAGTACTCATATTTATAGGGGGAACAGGCCCTGGTCCGAGAGACTTAACCGTTGATGTCGTATCAAGCCTTGCTTGGAGACACATCCCCGGCTTCGGCGAATTGTTCCGAACCAAATCATTTGAAGTTAAAGGTTATAGGGGGATCCTCTCGAGGTCTGAACTCTTCATACTTCACGACGGGAAGGTGGTTGCCTGCCTTCCTGGTTCCCCTGAAGCCGTTGAGCTCGGGGTTAACATTCTGCTTAGTATCATTCAACATTTACTAGAGGAGGTGGATAGATATGAAGGCAGTCATGGGTGAAAAAATCTGTAGCATATCGTTTGACGTATGGGGTACCCTCATAGATTTAAACTCGTTTTTGAAGCAAATGGCTGGCTATGCGAAGGAGTCGATAAAAAGATCTGAAATAGATCTTTATAAAAAAATACTTGAGGCCTATGAAGCATCTAAGAACATTCGGAGACGAGATCCCCAAATAAATCCATTAGAACTTTTGGAGAAATCCCGAGAATTAATGGCTAAGGCTCTTGATACCTCGCCAGAACAAGTCGACCTCTTAATAAGTGATACTATTTCTAAATCTAATGTGAATTCATGGGTTTATGACGATGTTTTGCCGTCTCTTGGAAACCTTAAGGCAATGGGTCTCAAGCTTGGAGTTATAGGCAACGTATTATTTTGGTCCAGTGATATTACGAGGAAATTGCTAGATAGAGTCGGCTTATCAGGGTTCTTCGATGTTTTCACATTCGCAGACAAGACTGGGTTTTCTAAGCCGGATAGAGAAATTTTTCTAGAATACTCTATGGCGAT encodes:
- the moaC gene encoding cyclic pyranopterin monophosphate synthase MoaC; amino-acid sequence: MVDVTRKSDVYREATATGFIKLRRETIELIRSGRVEKGNVIDASSIASLLGVKKTPDLLPLTHNIPITGVETRLSVEDEGVRVYVTVKTTAKTGVEMEALMGVAVALLNIWDMVKKYEKDSEGQYPETMITDIKVVSKIKSEKG
- a CDS encoding MGMT family protein, producing the protein MRYVIIIEVSKGKVGIREARSPEICEAVLIIISFVPLGKVVSYKAVADLLKIHPRTVANCVKHNPAPLIIPCHRVVHKTGDIGGYSFGGRDVKKKILVIEKALAKGARKVSSLNFYDLRWLTI
- a CDS encoding substrate-binding domain-containing protein translates to MKGRTYFLLGIAAISIITLFIVYGSILNQPREKIELIFLTPPAVYRPLEKAILYFNENSETYRILTIVQPTGALVNRLKLDQRGDVFGSADSMYMEKLVEEGFIHREKIFLLSYSIPAMIVPKGNPAGIHSLKDLAEKNVPIGIANPDVSPAGRIAVEVLKQNEIYERVKDRIVIFSDINELARQVSLGLLPVGISWHFIYYWNPNELDIVWLDKDEIPGIECQLIGVLKTSNNSEVAEHVVKSILEYAKKNGELRRYGYITSLEDLQLITPYDNVGWTLPSICILGVKYG
- a CDS encoding molybdopterin-binding protein, coding for MKPSIEVIVVSDRVHEGQMEDVSGKTAKKMIEDRGLSVDAIHVIPNSYRELIRILRESKSRVLIFIGGTGPGPRDLTVDVVSSLAWRHIPGFGELFRTKSFEVKGYRGILSRSELFILHDGKVVACLPGSPEAVELGVNILLSIIQHLLEEVDRYEGSHG
- a CDS encoding ABC transporter permease subunit, encoding MGEYKTAVVILVVLLALYINVIVTVFYLALISSITNKELLQEVFNSIWLSLVTSLVSTTIVIALTLPVSYFLSQKWFRGKHVISSLFAIPYILSPSATGLILLIFLVKNPVGKLLNDSFNFINDPKGIVLAQVFLSFPLALIYYTSLFRTIPASLLEVSRTLGFGRIEGLYKIFIPLLKPQVIAGAMLIFARAFGDFGASLVLGGGIRGRTVTLPIALFLVNQYGDLALLAYVLAGYVMLAFALLMFMNMLER
- a CDS encoding molybdenum cofactor biosynthesis protein MoaE, encoding MVYIKTGVLEKDRTISLDSILQELIEHNNGRRVGGIGLFIGIVKGVVDEKHVLELEYEVIKELADKKLHEIASQVAEKYGINGIIILHRVGVLKPGEITLTIAVSGDTRKKILPALTEALERVKHEVPVFKLERRLDGEYWIIGDSTRIPKK
- the moaA gene encoding GTP 3',8-cyclase MoaA codes for the protein MDSNYLVDRFNRKVNSVRLVVTARCNYNCIFCHREGLSGLKRTEILNPEDYGFLAKVSRKLGIVDFKITGGEPLIRKDIIEIIEEIKKSIENISITTNGYFLADLAPKLANAGLERVNVSLHSLNDEIYRRITRTHFPVRRILEGIDLAVENGIRVKLNFLAMKINVNEFNDVLDYASRKGLDINVIELIPLGTPPKVYMEQKVNIESIVEKLKQISSNVSISEFQSRPIFTMPSGIKVTVIKGFENPSLCSKCTRIRVTPEGWIKTCIFVEEPYVDISRELKSKDENGLIEKFKQAVALREPYFKFQIR
- a CDS encoding FAD-binding oxidoreductase; its protein translation is MKADVVIIGAGVTGVLTAAGLMERGVRDIVIVEKSYPGSGGSFRCATGIRASFTSIEHVEVMKRAIELWPQISVKHNIQYSRDGYLWVLTREKDVEFFRKVVDFHNSRGVPTKLLDPSEVKELVPLMRVDKVLAAVHDPLAGKANCFEAVLNPLRELRRNGVKILQQTRAQRIIVENNVVKGVETNRGSIMSEQVLVAAGGDSRELLQTAGVDLPIKNLPKHVMVTETFKKMIKPLIIDWATSSYILQLLHGNFYLGADIPETYDSPGYNRLEFLKKASKVWTEYFPWLKEVYVLRYWTGYYDMTPDHHPIIGPIREINGLYVAAGFSGHGFMMAPAVAEALADYMTGKKPMIKEFEALNYERFRRGELIKEIAVFG
- a CDS encoding MoaD/ThiS family protein; its protein translation is MKVLVRAHSLFQEILGKELLVEVEEGATIRDLLMRLLKGLEYRGVTPIILVNHERAGLEHVLKDKDIVDLAPPFSGG
- a CDS encoding HAD family hydrolase; this translates as MKAVMGEKICSISFDVWGTLIDLNSFLKQMAGYAKESIKRSEIDLYKKILEAYEASKNIRRRDPQINPLELLEKSRELMAKALDTSPEQVDLLISDTISKSNVNSWVYDDVLPSLGNLKAMGLKLGVIGNVLFWSSDITRKLLDRVGLSGFFDVFTFADKTGFSKPDREIFLEYSMAIGCEPERILHIGDNLVEDVGGPLSAGFYAVLIRRGHGKTIVVSDLRVAVIRDMRELVEVISYL
- a CDS encoding ATP-binding cassette domain-containing protein; protein product: MEKLTVAHGSNIILEDITFEIQDGETGVLMGPNASGKTTLLKAVAGLLTPLHGRIVLDGNILFESNRTDKKPSVSVPPHLRGVGYVPSDYALFDHLTVRENILLALAKKPISTAEKLIRVNKVLETMSLTEYADLKPPVLSSGLKQKVALARALVSDPRLLLLDEPFSSIDPVSRPLLHQELKKLLEMYRIKTIIATHSIEEAFWFRGKLLVLGSRNLSYISSLEVDEISKNEYLARSLGFNIVPGLIHEVRGPGMYQVVLGGLSYLITSSRTNDKFGKGDVVNLVFPSTGLTLVPKCRDEPEVNRLEGYIIDFVEKIFQVSLILDISGSYVRVDVSQDEWKRLNGHQARCVGIVIPKELLVLIRKGGSNGF
- a CDS encoding transcriptional regulator — translated: MKSFCEIYNRKILPAVRMYLSRKLVLEYNLSQLDAAKILGLKQSLVNYAVTGRRKSKYLDVIISFHDFKEYLDNLALEMSNKNYVKPYACELCRYLLKTNLADELLKAIEENPSYVYKDSQSFI
- a CDS encoding molybdopterin-binding protein gives rise to the protein MKKKVDEAVGYRTALDLSAITPEFKGAIIRRGEIIEDKHVELLKKHGHYYVYVEEGKDSGVWEDEAVVALGKVVVSDHIEVLPRSEGKAFLIAREDGLVLVNREGLKKLNLSGIFVLITVRNGAFARVGDVIGVVDMVPLTIPTSLFNEFIDEFKKDYPLISLHPSRIKKIGIVVTGNEIVDGLKEDLAGPIIERKIKEYGCSKVYYAQSRDDENEIADTIIEALKVSDAVVVSGGMSVDPTDKTPEAIRKIADKIVFYGIPIKPTTMSMLAYREGKAILGVSSGMIYFPDYNVLDVILPWIVSNVEPTRDFIAELGEGGLSSYFLGKLNKK